In Rhodobacter xanthinilyticus, a single window of DNA contains:
- a CDS encoding RidA family protein codes for MADIKRIECGARMSEAVVYNGMIWLAGQVGEPGTSVAEQTKAILASVDRLLAEAGSDKTRILAAQIWLADIADFAEMNAVWDAWVPAGNCPARATGEAKLAAPEYKVEIIITAAQA; via the coding sequence ATGGCCGATATCAAACGCATCGAATGCGGCGCTCGGATGAGCGAAGCCGTTGTCTATAACGGGATGATCTGGCTCGCGGGCCAGGTCGGCGAGCCGGGCACCAGCGTGGCCGAGCAGACGAAAGCGATTCTCGCCAGCGTCGACCGGCTGCTGGCCGAGGCGGGCTCCGACAAGACCCGCATTCTCGCCGCGCAGATCTGGCTCGCCGATATCGCCGATTTTGCCGAGATGAACGCGGTCTGGGACGCCTGGGTGCCGGCGGGGAACTGCCCCGCGCGCGCGACCGGCGAGGCCAAGCTGGCCGCGCCCGAATACAAGGTCGAGATCATCATCACCGCCGCGCAGGCGTGA
- a CDS encoding ABC transporter ATP-binding protein, giving the protein MITLQDVAKFYNEGRPNEVRALEGVNLALARGGVTVLKGPSGSGKTTLLSVIACMARPSAGRVAVAGEVVSSLPERYLTELRRTMFGFVFQRFNLIRGLSVLDNVLLPSVPLGGERGAVAARAMARLGALGLAEKAQMPVEYLSGGETQRAAIARALINEAPILIADEPTANLDGHLTGRFLEIVAGLKAEGKTVIMTSHDPRIWGAAGVDRVVVLEDGRVVEGGA; this is encoded by the coding sequence ATGATTACGCTTCAAGATGTTGCGAAGTTTTATAACGAAGGCCGCCCGAATGAGGTGCGCGCGCTCGAGGGGGTAAACCTCGCGCTGGCGCGCGGCGGGGTGACGGTGTTGAAGGGGCCCTCGGGCTCGGGCAAGACCACGCTTCTGTCGGTGATCGCCTGCATGGCGCGGCCGAGCGCGGGGCGCGTCGCGGTCGCGGGCGAGGTCGTCTCGAGCCTGCCCGAGCGCTATCTGACCGAGCTGCGGCGCACGATGTTCGGCTTCGTGTTTCAGCGTTTCAACCTGATCCGCGGGCTCTCGGTGCTCGACAATGTGCTGTTGCCGAGCGTGCCTTTGGGGGGCGAGCGGGGCGCGGTGGCGGCGCGCGCGATGGCGCGGCTTGGCGCGCTGGGGCTGGCCGAGAAGGCGCAGATGCCGGTCGAATATCTCTCGGGCGGCGAGACCCAGCGCGCCGCGATCGCGCGGGCCTTGATCAACGAGGCGCCGATCCTGATCGCCGATGAGCCGACCGCGAACCTCGACGGGCATCTGACGGGGCGGTTTCTCGAGATCGTCGCGGGGCTGAAGGCCGAGGGCAAGACGGTGATCATGACGAGCCACGATCCGCGGATCTGGGGGGCGGCGGGGGTCGACCGGGTGGTGGTGCTCGAGGACGGGCGGGTGGTGGAGGGCGGCGCATGA
- a CDS encoding nitrous oxide reductase accessory protein NosL, with protein sequence MCKISRPASRRQVLGGLLGSAAVFGLAPRGARAGAAAVDLPAPGPRDICPVCGMFVAKYPDWIATILFADGHAEHFDGAKDFFKYLNDMPKYAQGRSADQITTMGVTDYYGVTRVAAGEALYAAGSDVLGPMGHELVPLADAADAAEFMADHQGRRLMRFDEVTGAVLATLDAGDLDALGAAP encoded by the coding sequence ATGTGCAAGATTTCTCGGCCGGCTTCGCGGCGGCAGGTTCTCGGCGGGCTTTTGGGCTCGGCGGCGGTGTTCGGTCTGGCGCCGCGCGGCGCGCGGGCGGGGGCGGCGGCGGTCGATCTGCCAGCCCCCGGGCCGCGCGATATCTGCCCGGTCTGCGGGATGTTTGTCGCGAAATACCCCGATTGGATCGCGACGATCCTGTTTGCCGATGGCCATGCCGAGCATTTCGACGGCGCGAAGGATTTCTTCAAATATCTCAATGATATGCCGAAATATGCCCAGGGCCGCAGCGCCGATCAGATCACGACGATGGGGGTGACGGATTACTATGGCGTGACGCGGGTGGCGGCGGGTGAGGCGCTTTATGCGGCGGGCTCGGATGTGCTCGGGCCGATGGGGCATGAGCTGGTGCCGCTCGCCGATGCGGCGGATGCGGCAGAGTTCATGGCCGATCATCAGGGCCGGCGGCTGATGCGGTTTGACGAGGTGACGGGCGCGGTTCTGGCGACGCTCGATGCGGGCGATCTCGACGCGCTCGGGGCCGCGCCATGA
- a CDS encoding ASKHA domain-containing protein: MAQDDALVIFTPSGKRGRVAKGTTVLQAARQLGVDLDSVCGGRGICSKCQVAPGYGEFAKHGVHVGEDALSPINAVEERYDRIRGLKPGRRLGCQACIEGDVVLDVPPESQVHKQVIRKSASERVMEMDPATRAVYLEVAEPDMHEPSGDFERVSEALAAQWGITGAVASLAVLGQLQGVLRKGGWKITAAVHDAGTGAAPRVVAVWPGLREAPLHGFAIDLGSTTIAGHLVDLTDGRVVASSGLMNPQIRFGEDLMSRVSYAMMNPGGAAEMTGAVRAALGELGAALVAEGGVDAAGVVEAVVVCNPVMHHLLLGIDPVELGQAPFALATGSAQSLGAAEIGLGGFAPDARAYLLPLIAGHVGADCAAVALSEAPETREDLSLIVDVGTNAEILLGNKTRVLACSSPTGPAFEGAQISSGQRAAPGAIERIEIDPVTKEPRFRIIGNAHWSDEPAFGTPTITGICGSGIIEAVAEMRAAGIVDASGLVGSAEQVGSARCLPTGRTHEYLIHDGTATGGPRITVTQGDIRAIQLAKSALYAGARLLMDEMGVEKVDRVVLAGAFGAHISPKHAMILGMIPDVPLDQVVSAGNAAGTGARMALCARSARRAIEAQVRRIHKIETAIEPRFQEHFVAANALPHATDPFPELGKIVTLPEVSFNAGGGDGGGGAGGRRRRRG, from the coding sequence ATGGCTCAGGACGACGCACTGGTAATCTTCACCCCCTCGGGCAAACGCGGGCGGGTGGCGAAGGGCACGACGGTTCTGCAGGCCGCGCGGCAATTGGGCGTCGATCTCGATTCGGTTTGCGGCGGGCGCGGGATCTGCTCGAAATGTCAGGTCGCGCCGGGCTATGGCGAATTTGCCAAGCATGGCGTGCATGTGGGCGAGGATGCGCTCTCGCCGATCAATGCGGTCGAGGAGCGTTATGACCGGATCCGCGGGCTCAAGCCCGGGCGGCGGCTTGGCTGTCAGGCCTGTATCGAGGGCGATGTGGTGCTCGATGTGCCGCCCGAGAGCCAGGTCCACAAGCAGGTGATCCGCAAATCCGCCTCGGAGCGGGTGATGGAGATGGATCCGGCGACGCGGGCGGTTTACCTCGAGGTGGCCGAGCCCGACATGCACGAGCCCTCGGGCGATTTCGAGCGCGTGTCGGAGGCTTTGGCGGCGCAATGGGGGATCACCGGCGCGGTGGCCTCTTTGGCGGTTCTGGGCCAGCTTCAGGGCGTGTTGCGCAAGGGCGGCTGGAAGATCACGGCGGCGGTGCATGATGCGGGCACGGGGGCGGCGCCGCGGGTGGTGGCGGTCTGGCCGGGGCTGCGCGAGGCGCCGCTTCATGGCTTTGCGATCGACCTCGGCTCGACCACGATCGCGGGGCATCTCGTCGATCTCACCGATGGGCGGGTGGTGGCCTCGTCGGGGCTGATGAACCCGCAGATCCGCTTTGGCGAGGATCTGATGAGCCGGGTGAGCTATGCGATGATGAACCCGGGCGGGGCGGCCGAGATGACCGGCGCGGTGCGCGCGGCTTTGGGCGAGCTCGGCGCGGCGCTGGTGGCCGAGGGCGGCGTCGATGCGGCTGGCGTGGTCGAGGCGGTGGTCGTGTGCAACCCGGTCATGCATCACCTGCTTCTGGGGATCGACCCGGTCGAGCTCGGCCAGGCGCCCTTTGCGCTCGCGACCGGCTCGGCGCAGAGCCTTGGCGCGGCGGAGATCGGGCTGGGCGGCTTTGCGCCCGATGCGCGGGCCTATCTGCTTCCGCTGATCGCGGGGCATGTGGGGGCCGATTGCGCGGCGGTGGCGCTCTCCGAGGCGCCCGAGACGCGCGAGGATCTCTCGCTGATTGTCGATGTCGGCACCAATGCCGAGATCTTGCTGGGCAACAAGACCCGGGTTCTGGCCTGTTCCTCGCCGACCGGCCCGGCCTTCGAGGGGGCGCAGATCTCCTCGGGCCAGCGCGCGGCGCCGGGCGCGATCGAGCGCATCGAGATCGACCCGGTGACCAAGGAGCCGCGGTTCCGGATCATCGGCAATGCCCATTGGTCCGATGAGCCCGCGTTCGGCACGCCGACGATCACCGGGATCTGCGGCTCCGGCATCATCGAGGCGGTGGCCGAGATGCGCGCGGCGGGGATCGTCGATGCCTCGGGGCTCGTCGGTTCGGCCGAACAGGTGGGCAGCGCGCGCTGCCTGCCGACCGGGCGCACGCATGAATATCTGATCCATGACGGCACCGCCACGGGCGGCCCGCGGATCACCGTGACCCAGGGCGATATCCGGGCGATTCAGCTCGCGAAATCCGCGCTTTACGCGGGGGCGCGGCTCCTGATGGACGAGATGGGGGTGGAGAAGGTCGACCGGGTGGTGCTGGCGGGCGCGTTCGGCGCACATATCTCGCCCAAGCATGCGATGATTCTCGGGATGATCCCGGATGTGCCGCTCGATCAGGTCGTCTCGGCGGGCAATGCCGCGGGCACGGGGGCGCGGATGGCGCTCTGCGCGCGCTCGGCGCGGCGCGCGATCGAGGCGCAGGTGCGGCGCATTCACAAGATCGAGACCGCGATCGAGCCGCGCTTTCAGGAGCATTTCGTGGCGGCCAACGCGCTCCCCCATGCGACCGACCCGTTCCCCGAGCTGGGCAAGATCGTCACCCTGCCCGAGGTCAGCTTCAACGCCGGCGGCGGCGATGGCGGCGGCGGCGCGGGCGGGCGGCGGCGGCGGCGCGGCTGA
- a CDS encoding AAA family ATPase, with translation MRFQSTETYVAPPDLTVAVNAAVALERPLLVKGEPGTGKTELARQVAASLGLPMIEWNIKSTTKAQQGLYEYDAVSRLRDSQLGDARVNDVKNYIRKGKLWQAFEAEGRVVLLIDEIDKADIEFPNDLLQELDKMEFHVYETGETVRARQRPVVIITSNNEKELPDAFLRRCFFHYIKFPEAAVLKQIIGVHFPGIKEALLAEALSQFYEIRETPGLKKKPSTSEVLDWLKLLLAEDLAPEDLKREGTNLLPKLHGALLKNEQDVHLFERLAFMARRTPRG, from the coding sequence TTGCGCTTTCAATCGACCGAGACTTACGTCGCCCCGCCCGATCTGACCGTTGCCGTGAACGCCGCGGTGGCGCTCGAACGCCCGCTCTTGGTGAAGGGCGAGCCCGGCACCGGCAAGACCGAGCTCGCGCGTCAGGTGGCCGCGAGCCTTGGCCTGCCGATGATCGAGTGGAACATCAAATCGACCACCAAGGCCCAGCAGGGGCTGTACGAATATGACGCGGTGAGCCGGCTGCGCGACAGCCAGCTCGGCGATGCGCGGGTCAATGATGTGAAGAACTACATCCGCAAGGGGAAGCTCTGGCAGGCCTTCGAGGCCGAGGGGCGGGTCGTGCTGCTGATCGACGAGATCGACAAGGCCGATATCGAGTTCCCCAACGATCTGCTGCAGGAGCTCGACAAGATGGAGTTCCATGTCTACGAGACCGGCGAGACGGTGCGCGCGCGGCAGCGCCCGGTGGTGATCATCACCTCGAACAACGAAAAAGAGCTCCCCGACGCGTTCTTGCGCCGCTGCTTCTTCCATTACATCAAATTCCCCGAAGCGGCGGTGCTCAAGCAGATCATCGGCGTGCATTTCCCCGGCATCAAGGAGGCGCTTCTGGCCGAGGCGCTGAGCCAGTTCTACGAGATCCGCGAAACGCCGGGGCTGAAGAAGAAGCCCTCGACCTCGGAGGTGCTCGATTGGCTGAAACTGCTCCTCGCCGAGGATCTGGCGCCCGAGGATCTCAAGCGCGAGGGCACGAACCTGCTGCCGAAACTCCATGGCGCGCTCCTGAAGAACGAGCAGGATGTGCATCTCTTCGAGCGGCTCGCCTTCATGGCGCGGCGCACGCCCCGCGGCTGA
- the rnd gene encoding ribonuclease D, giving the protein MPTITTTEALAAFCEKAKAQPYVTVDTEFLRERTYWSKLCLVQLAIPPAKDGEAVLVDPLAEGLSLEPLYDLFRHKGTVKVFHAARQDLEIFFTEAQTFPDPLFDTQVAAMVCGFGEQVGYETLVKKIARQALDKTSRFTDWSRRPLTEAQLKYAQADVTHLRVIYEFLSRELKKSGREAWVEEEEAILLNPETYITRPEEAWLKVKTRTTSGRFLAVVRELARFREGYAQNRNIPRSRIFKDDALLELASTKPTSMDELGKSRLLLREARRGEIAEGILQAVKEGLAATELPSIDEEQSQLQVNTALADLLRVLLKAKSEEAGVASKLIASAADLDRMAAGKRDVPALQGWRHEVFGHDALRLAAGEIALTASGAAVRIVQA; this is encoded by the coding sequence ATGCCGACCATTACCACGACCGAAGCCCTTGCCGCCTTTTGTGAAAAGGCCAAGGCGCAGCCCTATGTCACCGTCGATACCGAATTCCTGCGCGAGCGGACCTATTGGTCCAAACTGTGCCTCGTGCAGCTGGCGATCCCCCCCGCGAAGGACGGCGAGGCGGTGCTCGTCGACCCGCTGGCCGAGGGGCTTTCGCTCGAGCCGCTCTATGACCTCTTCCGCCACAAGGGCACGGTGAAGGTCTTCCACGCCGCGCGGCAAGATCTCGAGATCTTCTTCACCGAGGCGCAGACCTTCCCCGACCCGCTCTTCGACACCCAGGTCGCGGCGATGGTCTGCGGCTTTGGCGAGCAGGTGGGCTATGAGACACTGGTCAAGAAGATCGCCCGTCAGGCGCTCGACAAGACCTCGCGCTTCACCGATTGGTCGCGCCGCCCGCTGACCGAGGCGCAGCTCAAATATGCGCAGGCCGATGTCACCCATCTGCGGGTGATCTATGAGTTCCTCTCGCGCGAGCTGAAGAAATCGGGCCGTGAGGCCTGGGTCGAGGAGGAGGAGGCGATCCTTCTCAACCCCGAGACCTATATCACCCGCCCCGAGGAGGCCTGGCTCAAGGTCAAGACCCGCACCACCTCGGGGCGCTTCCTCGCCGTCGTGCGCGAGCTCGCCCGCTTCCGCGAGGGCTATGCGCAAAACCGCAACATCCCGCGCTCGCGCATCTTCAAGGATGACGCGCTCCTCGAGCTCGCCTCGACCAAGCCCACCTCGATGGACGAGCTCGGCAAATCGCGGCTGCTTCTTCGCGAGGCGCGGCGCGGCGAGATTGCCGAGGGCATCTTGCAGGCGGTGAAGGAGGGGCTCGCGGCCACCGAGCTGCCGAGCATCGACGAGGAGCAATCGCAGCTGCAGGTCAATACCGCGCTCGCCGATCTGCTGCGCGTGCTCCTGAAGGCGAAATCGGAGGAGGCGGGCGTCGCCTCGAAGCTGATCGCCTCGGCCGCCGATCTCGACCGGATGGCGGCGGGCAAACGCGATGTGCCGGCGCTGCAGGGTTGGCGCCACGAGGTCTTCGGCCATGACGCGCTGCGCCTTGCGGCGGGCGAGATCGCGCTGACCGCCTCGGGCGCCGCGGTGCGCATCGTGCAGGCCTGA
- a CDS encoding ABC transporter permease, giving the protein MKHWLRRQRALADYTLAAAARRKGKNIALVAVFSVVVFAVASAMFFAAALRTEARAVLAAAPEMIVQKLTLGRQEMIETEAIEALRAIRGVAGAEGRLWGYFYDRINGANYTIMVAPAGEAAPAPGHVRIGEAIPKARGFTYATAPLFLSRHPGDLQKFVVDQTFGSESALVSADLVVMNEADFRAFFALPAGKFTDIAVRVRNEREIGTIVEKAARVLPEARFVTRAEIGRTYEKLFSWREGILTALAGAAMLAFAIFAAEKASGLSAEEAREIGILKAIGWDTRDVIAMKLWEGALISGGAFLIGTLAAYGHVFLAGGTLFAPVLKGWAVLYPDFPLTPAIDALQLTTLGLLTVVPYTAAVLVPIWRVASADPDRVMR; this is encoded by the coding sequence ATGAAACACTGGCTGCGCCGCCAGCGCGCGCTGGCCGATTACACGCTCGCCGCCGCCGCCCGCCGCAAGGGCAAGAATATCGCGCTGGTCGCGGTGTTTTCGGTGGTGGTCTTCGCGGTGGCTTCGGCGATGTTCTTCGCCGCCGCGCTGCGCACGGAAGCGCGCGCGGTTCTCGCCGCGGCGCCGGAGATGATCGTGCAAAAGCTCACCCTCGGCCGGCAGGAGATGATCGAGACCGAGGCGATCGAGGCCTTGCGCGCGATCCGCGGCGTGGCGGGCGCCGAGGGGCGGCTTTGGGGCTATTTCTACGACCGGATCAATGGCGCGAATTACACGATCATGGTGGCGCCGGCGGGCGAAGCGGCGCCCGCGCCGGGCCATGTGCGGATCGGCGAGGCGATCCCGAAGGCGCGCGGCTTTACCTATGCGACGGCGCCGCTGTTTCTCTCGCGCCACCCGGGAGATTTGCAGAAATTCGTGGTGGATCAGACCTTTGGGAGCGAGTCCGCGCTGGTCAGCGCCGATCTCGTGGTGATGAACGAGGCCGATTTCCGCGCCTTTTTCGCGCTGCCGGCGGGGAAGTTCACCGATATTGCGGTGCGGGTGCGCAATGAGCGCGAGATCGGCACGATCGTCGAGAAGGCCGCGCGGGTTCTGCCCGAGGCGCGCTTTGTCACCCGCGCCGAGATCGGGCGGACCTATGAGAAGCTGTTCTCCTGGCGCGAGGGGATTTTGACCGCGCTTGCCGGGGCGGCGATGCTGGCATTCGCGATTTTCGCGGCCGAAAAGGCCTCGGGGCTCTCGGCGGAGGAGGCGCGCGAGATCGGGATCTTGAAAGCGATCGGCTGGGATACGCGCGATGTGATCGCGATGAAACTCTGGGAGGGGGCGCTGATTTCGGGGGGGGCGTTCCTGATCGGCACGCTCGCGGCCTATGGGCATGTGTTCCTTGCCGGGGGCACGCTCTTTGCGCCGGTGTTGAAGGGTTGGGCGGTGCTCTACCCCGATTTCCCGCTCACCCCGGCGATTGATGCCTTGCAGCTCACCACGCTCGGGCTCTTGACGGTGGTGCCTTATACGGCGGCGGTTCTGGTGCCGATCTGGCGGGTGGCCTCGGCCGACCCGGACCGGGTCATGCGCTGA
- a CDS encoding SufE family protein, translated as MASAAFEEIAETFEFLEDWEERYRHVIELGKAMAPLDDALKVPATKVEGCASQVWLFPRIEGAGPAARFDFEGESDAMIVRGLIAVLHALYAGLSVTEVLAVDAEAELGRLGLNEHLSQQRSNGVRAMVERIRLLAAEAAAA; from the coding sequence ATGGCGAGCGCGGCGTTCGAGGAAATCGCGGAGACCTTCGAATTTCTGGAAGACTGGGAGGAGCGCTACCGCCATGTGATCGAGCTCGGCAAGGCGATGGCGCCGCTCGATGACGCGCTGAAAGTGCCCGCCACCAAGGTCGAGGGTTGCGCAAGCCAGGTCTGGCTCTTCCCGCGCATCGAGGGCGCGGGCCCCGCCGCGCGCTTTGACTTCGAGGGCGAGTCGGATGCGATGATCGTGCGCGGGCTGATCGCGGTGCTCCATGCGCTCTACGCCGGGCTCTCCGTCACCGAGGTGCTGGCGGTCGACGCCGAGGCGGAACTCGGCCGGCTGGGCCTCAACGAACATCTGAGCCAACAGCGCTCGAACGGCGTGCGCGCCATGGTCGAGCGGATCCGGCTCCTCGCGGCCGAGGCTGCGGCCGCCTGA
- the dksA gene encoding RNA polymerase-binding protein DksA: MKAEVFLPDDYRPAEDEPFMNDRQLEYFRRKLLAWKSELLEQSAETLEGLAESARSVPDIADRASEETDRALELRTRDRQRKLVSKIDSALRRIDNGEYGYCEVTGEPISLKRLDARPIATMTLEAQERHERRERVHRDD, encoded by the coding sequence ATGAAGGCCGAAGTTTTTCTTCCCGATGACTACCGCCCCGCCGAGGACGAGCCGTTCATGAACGACCGTCAGCTCGAATATTTCCGGCGCAAATTGCTGGCGTGGAAATCCGAGCTTCTGGAGCAATCCGCCGAGACCCTCGAGGGGCTGGCCGAATCGGCGCGCTCGGTGCCCGATATCGCCGACCGCGCTTCCGAGGAGACCGACCGCGCGCTCGAGCTGCGCACCCGCGACCGCCAGCGCAAGCTCGTGTCCAAGATCGACAGCGCGCTGCGCCGCATCGACAACGGCGAATACGGCTATTGCGAGGTCACCGGCGAGCCGATCTCGCTCAAGCGCCTCGATGCGCGCCCGATCGCGACGATGACGCTGGAGGCGCAGGAGCGTCACGAGCGCCGCGAACGGGTCCACCGCGACGATTGA
- a CDS encoding FAD-dependent monooxygenase, which produces MVIGRKITVLGAGIGGLAVARALALRGAEVTVLEQAEAIREVGAGLQVSPNGARVLRALGLGAALEAAGPRAEAVELIDGETASRVARLDLARLKPADEYRFLHRARLIELLAEGAREAGVQVRLLQKVERVELGAYRPRITTQQGIEIEADLVIGADGLHSKTREALNGTVAPFFTHQVAWRALIPCDDAEPKLAQVFMGAGKHLVSYPLGNGLRNIVAIEERRRWVEESWSLRDDALTLRAAFEEFCPRVQGWLAQVEQPWLWGLFRHPVAERWHGPGAAILGDAAHPTLPFLAQGAVMALEDAWVLAESLAAHADDAVALAAYQAARRPRCAAIVEAANKNARNYHLSGATRAVAHLALRTASSLAPGRLLGRFDWVYGHDVTAGQGRAA; this is translated from the coding sequence ATGGTCATCGGTCGCAAGATCACGGTTCTGGGCGCAGGCATCGGCGGGCTCGCGGTGGCGCGGGCGCTGGCGCTGCGCGGGGCGGAGGTGACGGTGCTCGAACAGGCCGAGGCGATCCGCGAAGTGGGCGCGGGGTTGCAGGTCTCGCCCAACGGCGCGCGGGTGCTGCGCGCGCTGGGCTTGGGCGCCGCGCTCGAGGCGGCGGGGCCGCGCGCAGAGGCGGTCGAGCTCATCGACGGCGAAACCGCGAGCCGTGTGGCGCGGCTCGATCTCGCGCGGCTCAAACCCGCCGATGAATACCGCTTCCTGCATCGCGCCCGGCTGATCGAGCTTCTGGCCGAGGGCGCGCGCGAGGCCGGCGTGCAGGTGCGGCTTTTGCAAAAGGTCGAGCGCGTCGAGCTCGGCGCCTATCGCCCCCGGATCACCACCCAGCAAGGCATTGAAATCGAAGCCGATCTCGTGATCGGCGCCGATGGTCTCCATTCGAAAACTCGCGAGGCGCTCAACGGCACCGTCGCGCCCTTCTTCACCCATCAGGTCGCCTGGCGCGCGCTGATCCCCTGCGACGACGCCGAGCCGAAACTGGCGCAGGTGTTCATGGGCGCGGGCAAGCACCTCGTCAGCTACCCCTTGGGCAACGGGCTGCGCAATATCGTCGCGATCGAGGAGCGCCGCCGCTGGGTCGAGGAAAGCTGGAGCCTGCGCGACGATGCGCTGACGCTGCGCGCGGCGTTTGAGGAGTTCTGCCCGCGCGTGCAGGGCTGGCTGGCGCAGGTCGAGCAACCCTGGCTCTGGGGCCTCTTCCGCCACCCGGTCGCCGAGCGCTGGCATGGCCCGGGGGCCGCGATCCTCGGCGATGCGGCGCATCCGACGCTGCCCTTCCTCGCGCAGGGCGCGGTGATGGCGCTGGAAGACGCCTGGGTGCTGGCCGAAAGCCTCGCCGCCCATGCCGATGATGCGGTGGCGCTCGCCGCCTATCAGGCCGCGCGCCGCCCGCGCTGCGCCGCGATCGTCGAGGCCGCCAACAAGAACGCGCGCAACTATCACCTCTCGGGCGCGACCCGGGCGGTGGCGCATCTGGCGCTGCGCACGGCCTCCTCGCTCGCGCCGGGGCGGCTTCTGGGGCGCTTCGATTGGGTCTATGGCCATGACGTGACGGCGGGGCAGGGGCGGGCCGCCTGA